In one window of Euwallacea similis isolate ESF13 chromosome 4, ESF131.1, whole genome shotgun sequence DNA:
- the Letm1 gene encoding mitochondrial proton/calcium exchanger protein isoform X3, translating into MYVFVRTSRLRNSCSKLPNCSKQSYLNYSCTCASISHPTNGAYRDYRTLHRESYILSRQSGILIYPEISLINVLKPLRIDARFLSLSALHYDKEPLKPSSKIEVTVQELKKQKEEVAKVPELTPAKVAKKSLKQKIIDELVHYYHGFRLLGIDVKISAGLVWRVLKGKTLTRREYRLLTRTVGDLFRLVPFSVFIIVPFMELLLPVFIKLFPGMLPSTFQTTSEKEDKVKQNLKVKLEMAKFLQGTLDSMSVQHKDRYSERAKEFVEWFGKVRTSGEAVSNEDIMKFSKLFEDEITLDSLTRSQLMALCRVLDVHTLGTNNFLRFQLRMKLRQLAADDKMIQKEGVHSLTLGEVQQACRARGMRAYGVSEERLRSQLTQWLDLSLNEKVPPSLLLLSRALMLPETIPTSDKLKATISSLPETIVKQTQAAIGEKEGKIDNKIRLELIKEEEKKIKEERKEHKEETRKLEEKELLVDKAPIISATTTPIIEDTALRISTEKLERVEKVKEEDLHTKDIQIIENAIDTVSKEKKLIVEKEEIEELKAEMADYEEDVEDLAKVVADTPQPEIKETKAAKRLFKSVNRMIGKMDRLLVDLEKKEAQLKKDLETEASDKTKEELLKIDDIIAAIQKIKDVPDQSRLEKIASVLRKMDDDHDGSLKIDDVLKVIEIIGKENVKLNSKQVDELIELIDKEEILEVEDKIEKALQKDKEAKEAEKLLREVKTDNAELKPTSHHEDPNKK; encoded by the exons atgtACGTGTTTGTGCGGACAAGTCGTTTGAGAAATTCTTGCTCAAAATTGCCGAAtt gttCGAAGCAGAGTTACTTAAACTACTCCTGTACATGTGCCTCAATCTCTCACCCCACAAATGGTGCCTATCGAGACTATCGAACACTGCATAGAGAGTCATATATCTTGTCCAGGCAATCAGGGATATTAATTTATCCTGAAATTTCTTTGATCAATGTATTAAAACCTTTGAGAATTGATGCAAG ATTCCTATCCCTGTCAGCATTACATTATGACAAGGAACCATTAAAGCCCTCCTCAAAAATCGAAGTCACTGTCCAGgaactaaaaaaacaaaaagaggAAGTAGCAAAAGTCCCTGAACTCACGCCCGCTAAGGTAGCGAAAAAGTCactgaagcaaaaaattatagatgAACTTGTCCATTACTATCATGGTTTCCGCTTACTGGGCATAGATGTAAAAATATCAGCAGGTCTGGTATGGCGGGTGTTGAAAGGAAAAACCTTAACAAGGCGAGAATATCGTCTGCTCACTCGAACTGTTGGAGATTTGTTTCGATTAGTGCCGTTTTCAGTGTTTATTATTGTACCTTTTATGGAGCTTCTCTTAcctgtttttattaaattattcccTGGAATGTTACCCAGTACATTCCAGACAACTTCTGAGAAGGAGGataaagtaaaacaaaacttGAAAGTTAAATTGGAGATGGCCAAATTTCTGcag GGCACTTTAGATAGCATGTCAGTACAACACAAGGATCGATATTCTGAGAGAGCAAAAGAATTTGTTGAGTGGTTTGGCAAAGTTCGCACCTCAGGCGAAGCTGTTTCTAATGAGGacataatgaaattttccaagCTGTTTGAGGATGAAATTACCTTGGACTCTTTAACCAGAAGCCAGCTAATGGCTTTATGTAGAGTGTTGGACGTTCACACTTTAGGaactaacaattttttacG tttccAGCTTAGGATGAAGCTGAGGCAACTGGCAGCAGACGACAAGATGATACAAAAAGAAGGGGTGCATTCATTGACTTTAGGAGAGGTGCAGCAAGCTTGCAGGGCGAGAGGAATGAGGGCCTATGGGGTCTCTGAAGAACGATTACGGTCTCAGCTAACCCAGTGGTTAGATCTGAGTCTAAATGAAAAG GTTCCTCCATCACTTTTGCTTCTTTCAAGAGCTTTAATGTTACCGGAAACAATACCAACAAGCGATAAACTCAAGGCTACAATATCTTCTTTACCCGAAACGATTGTCAAACAAACCCAGGCGGCCATTGGCGAGAAAGAAGGCAAGATTGATAATAAGATTCGATTAGAATTGATCAAGGAAGaagagaagaaaattaaagaggAGCGCAAGGAGCACAAAGAAGAAACGAGAAAGTTGGAAGAAAAAGAGTTGCTTGTAGACAAAGCTCCGATTATCTCTGCAACCACTACTCCAATTATTGAAGACACAGCTCTGCGAATATCCACGGAGAAGCTGGAAAGAGTTGAAAAGGTGAAAGAAGAGGACTTGCACACTAAGGATATTCAAATAATCGAGAATGCAATAGACACAGTGTCGAAAGAGAAGAAGCTGATCGTCGAAAAAGAGGAGATAGAGGAACTTAAAGCGGAAATGGCCGACTATGAAGAGGACGTGGAGGACTTGGCTAAGGTGGTTGCAGATACACCGCAGCCTGAGATTAAAGAGACAAAAGCTGCCAAGAGGCTATTTAAGAGCGTGAATAGGATGATCGGTAAAATGGATCGGTTGTTAGTTGATCTGGAGAAGAAGGAGGCGCAGCTGAAAAAGGATCTGGAAACAGAAGCCAGCGACAAAACGAAGGAAGAATTGCTGAAGATTGACGACATTATTGCTGCTattcagaaaataaaagatgTTCCGGATCAGAGTCGACTAGAGAAGATCGCTAGTGTTTTAAGGAAAATGGACGATGACCACGATGgatctttaaaaattgatgatgtATTGAAG GTGATAGAAATAATCggtaaagaaaatgtgaaattgaACAGTAAACAAGTGGATGAGCTGATCGAGCTAATCGATAAAGAGGAAATCCTAGAAGTCgaagataaaattgaaaaggcGTTGCAGAAAGACAAGGAAGCGAAGGAAGCCGAAAAGCTGCTGCGAGAAGTTAAAACTGATAATGCAGAGCTAAAACCTACTTCTCATCACGAAGACCCCAACAAG AAATAG
- the Letm1 gene encoding mitochondrial proton/calcium exchanger protein isoform X2, producing the protein MYVFVRTSRLRNSCSKLPNCSKQSYLNYSCTCASISHPTNGAYRDYRTLHRESYILSRQSGILIYPEISLINVLKPLRIDARFLSLSALHYDKEPLKPSSKIEVTVQELKKQKEEVAKVPELTPAKVAKKSLKQKIIDELVHYYHGFRLLGIDVKISAGLVWRVLKGKTLTRREYRLLTRTVGDLFRLVPFSVFIIVPFMELLLPVFIKLFPGMLPSTFQTTSEKEDKVKQNLKVKLEMAKFLQGTLDSMSVQHKDRYSERAKEFVEWFGKVRTSGEAVSNEDIMKFSKLFEDEITLDSLTRSQLMALCRVLDVHTLGTNNFLRFQLRMKLRQLAADDKMIQKEGVHSLTLGEVQQACRARGMRAYGVSEERLRSQLTQWLDLSLNEKVPPSLLLLSRALMLPETIPTSDKLKATISSLPETIVKQTQAAIGEKEGKIDNKIRLELIKEEEKKIKEERKEHKEETRKLEEKELLVDKAPIISATTTPIIEDTALRISTEKLERVEKVKEEDLHTKDIQIIENAIDTVSKEKKLIVEKEEIEELKAEMADYEEDVEDLAKVVADTPQPEIKETKAAKRLFKSVNRMIGKMDRLLVDLEKKEAQLKKDLETEASDKTKEELLKIDDIIAAIQKIKDVPDQSRLEKIASVLRKMDDDHDGSLKIDDVLKVIEIIGKENVKLNSKQVDELIELIDKEEILEVEDKIEKALQKDKEAKEAEKLLREVKTDNAELKPTSHHEDPNKIFVPRKK; encoded by the exons atgtACGTGTTTGTGCGGACAAGTCGTTTGAGAAATTCTTGCTCAAAATTGCCGAAtt gttCGAAGCAGAGTTACTTAAACTACTCCTGTACATGTGCCTCAATCTCTCACCCCACAAATGGTGCCTATCGAGACTATCGAACACTGCATAGAGAGTCATATATCTTGTCCAGGCAATCAGGGATATTAATTTATCCTGAAATTTCTTTGATCAATGTATTAAAACCTTTGAGAATTGATGCAAG ATTCCTATCCCTGTCAGCATTACATTATGACAAGGAACCATTAAAGCCCTCCTCAAAAATCGAAGTCACTGTCCAGgaactaaaaaaacaaaaagaggAAGTAGCAAAAGTCCCTGAACTCACGCCCGCTAAGGTAGCGAAAAAGTCactgaagcaaaaaattatagatgAACTTGTCCATTACTATCATGGTTTCCGCTTACTGGGCATAGATGTAAAAATATCAGCAGGTCTGGTATGGCGGGTGTTGAAAGGAAAAACCTTAACAAGGCGAGAATATCGTCTGCTCACTCGAACTGTTGGAGATTTGTTTCGATTAGTGCCGTTTTCAGTGTTTATTATTGTACCTTTTATGGAGCTTCTCTTAcctgtttttattaaattattcccTGGAATGTTACCCAGTACATTCCAGACAACTTCTGAGAAGGAGGataaagtaaaacaaaacttGAAAGTTAAATTGGAGATGGCCAAATTTCTGcag GGCACTTTAGATAGCATGTCAGTACAACACAAGGATCGATATTCTGAGAGAGCAAAAGAATTTGTTGAGTGGTTTGGCAAAGTTCGCACCTCAGGCGAAGCTGTTTCTAATGAGGacataatgaaattttccaagCTGTTTGAGGATGAAATTACCTTGGACTCTTTAACCAGAAGCCAGCTAATGGCTTTATGTAGAGTGTTGGACGTTCACACTTTAGGaactaacaattttttacG tttccAGCTTAGGATGAAGCTGAGGCAACTGGCAGCAGACGACAAGATGATACAAAAAGAAGGGGTGCATTCATTGACTTTAGGAGAGGTGCAGCAAGCTTGCAGGGCGAGAGGAATGAGGGCCTATGGGGTCTCTGAAGAACGATTACGGTCTCAGCTAACCCAGTGGTTAGATCTGAGTCTAAATGAAAAG GTTCCTCCATCACTTTTGCTTCTTTCAAGAGCTTTAATGTTACCGGAAACAATACCAACAAGCGATAAACTCAAGGCTACAATATCTTCTTTACCCGAAACGATTGTCAAACAAACCCAGGCGGCCATTGGCGAGAAAGAAGGCAAGATTGATAATAAGATTCGATTAGAATTGATCAAGGAAGaagagaagaaaattaaagaggAGCGCAAGGAGCACAAAGAAGAAACGAGAAAGTTGGAAGAAAAAGAGTTGCTTGTAGACAAAGCTCCGATTATCTCTGCAACCACTACTCCAATTATTGAAGACACAGCTCTGCGAATATCCACGGAGAAGCTGGAAAGAGTTGAAAAGGTGAAAGAAGAGGACTTGCACACTAAGGATATTCAAATAATCGAGAATGCAATAGACACAGTGTCGAAAGAGAAGAAGCTGATCGTCGAAAAAGAGGAGATAGAGGAACTTAAAGCGGAAATGGCCGACTATGAAGAGGACGTGGAGGACTTGGCTAAGGTGGTTGCAGATACACCGCAGCCTGAGATTAAAGAGACAAAAGCTGCCAAGAGGCTATTTAAGAGCGTGAATAGGATGATCGGTAAAATGGATCGGTTGTTAGTTGATCTGGAGAAGAAGGAGGCGCAGCTGAAAAAGGATCTGGAAACAGAAGCCAGCGACAAAACGAAGGAAGAATTGCTGAAGATTGACGACATTATTGCTGCTattcagaaaataaaagatgTTCCGGATCAGAGTCGACTAGAGAAGATCGCTAGTGTTTTAAGGAAAATGGACGATGACCACGATGgatctttaaaaattgatgatgtATTGAAG GTGATAGAAATAATCggtaaagaaaatgtgaaattgaACAGTAAACAAGTGGATGAGCTGATCGAGCTAATCGATAAAGAGGAAATCCTAGAAGTCgaagataaaattgaaaaggcGTTGCAGAAAGACAAGGAAGCGAAGGAAGCCGAAAAGCTGCTGCGAGAAGTTAAAACTGATAATGCAGAGCTAAAACCTACTTCTCATCACGAAGACCCCAACAAG ATTTTTGTCCCAAGGAAGAAATAG
- the Letm1 gene encoding mitochondrial proton/calcium exchanger protein isoform X1, with protein MYVFVRTSRLRNSCSKLPNCSKQSYLNYSCTCASISHPTNGAYRDYRTLHRESYILSRQSGILIYPEISLINVLKPLRIDARFLSLSALHYDKEPLKPSSKIEVTVQELKKQKEEVAKVPELTPAKVAKKSLKQKIIDELVHYYHGFRLLGIDVKISAGLVWRVLKGKTLTRREYRLLTRTVGDLFRLVPFSVFIIVPFMELLLPVFIKLFPGMLPSTFQTTSEKEDKVKQNLKVKLEMAKFLQGTLDSMSVQHKDRYSERAKEFVEWFGKVRTSGEAVSNEDIMKFSKLFEDEITLDSLTRSQLMALCRVLDVHTLGTNNFLRFQLRMKLRQLAADDKMIQKEGVHSLTLGEVQQACRARGMRAYGVSEERLRSQLTQWLDLSLNEKVPPSLLLLSRALMLPETIPTSDKLKATISSLPETIVKQTQAAIGEKEGKIDNKIRLELIKEEEKKIKEERKEHKEETRKLEEKELLVDKAPIISATTTPIIEDTALRISTEKLERVEKVKEEDLHTKDIQIIENAIDTVSKEKKLIVEKEEIEELKAEMADYEEDVEDLAKVVADTPQPEIKETKAAKRLFKSVNRMIGKMDRLLVDLEKKEAQLKKDLETEASDKTKEELLKIDDIIAAIQKIKDVPDQSRLEKIASVLRKMDDDHDGSLKIDDVLKVIEIIGKENVKLNSKQVDELIELIDKEEILEVEDKIEKALQKDKEAKEAEKLLREVKTDNAELKPTSHHEDPNKEEIAGSPEVKKGAKVEGVKGQNEISVTKTKVDAPIIPPSGFEKSTKNDSKML; from the exons atgtACGTGTTTGTGCGGACAAGTCGTTTGAGAAATTCTTGCTCAAAATTGCCGAAtt gttCGAAGCAGAGTTACTTAAACTACTCCTGTACATGTGCCTCAATCTCTCACCCCACAAATGGTGCCTATCGAGACTATCGAACACTGCATAGAGAGTCATATATCTTGTCCAGGCAATCAGGGATATTAATTTATCCTGAAATTTCTTTGATCAATGTATTAAAACCTTTGAGAATTGATGCAAG ATTCCTATCCCTGTCAGCATTACATTATGACAAGGAACCATTAAAGCCCTCCTCAAAAATCGAAGTCACTGTCCAGgaactaaaaaaacaaaaagaggAAGTAGCAAAAGTCCCTGAACTCACGCCCGCTAAGGTAGCGAAAAAGTCactgaagcaaaaaattatagatgAACTTGTCCATTACTATCATGGTTTCCGCTTACTGGGCATAGATGTAAAAATATCAGCAGGTCTGGTATGGCGGGTGTTGAAAGGAAAAACCTTAACAAGGCGAGAATATCGTCTGCTCACTCGAACTGTTGGAGATTTGTTTCGATTAGTGCCGTTTTCAGTGTTTATTATTGTACCTTTTATGGAGCTTCTCTTAcctgtttttattaaattattcccTGGAATGTTACCCAGTACATTCCAGACAACTTCTGAGAAGGAGGataaagtaaaacaaaacttGAAAGTTAAATTGGAGATGGCCAAATTTCTGcag GGCACTTTAGATAGCATGTCAGTACAACACAAGGATCGATATTCTGAGAGAGCAAAAGAATTTGTTGAGTGGTTTGGCAAAGTTCGCACCTCAGGCGAAGCTGTTTCTAATGAGGacataatgaaattttccaagCTGTTTGAGGATGAAATTACCTTGGACTCTTTAACCAGAAGCCAGCTAATGGCTTTATGTAGAGTGTTGGACGTTCACACTTTAGGaactaacaattttttacG tttccAGCTTAGGATGAAGCTGAGGCAACTGGCAGCAGACGACAAGATGATACAAAAAGAAGGGGTGCATTCATTGACTTTAGGAGAGGTGCAGCAAGCTTGCAGGGCGAGAGGAATGAGGGCCTATGGGGTCTCTGAAGAACGATTACGGTCTCAGCTAACCCAGTGGTTAGATCTGAGTCTAAATGAAAAG GTTCCTCCATCACTTTTGCTTCTTTCAAGAGCTTTAATGTTACCGGAAACAATACCAACAAGCGATAAACTCAAGGCTACAATATCTTCTTTACCCGAAACGATTGTCAAACAAACCCAGGCGGCCATTGGCGAGAAAGAAGGCAAGATTGATAATAAGATTCGATTAGAATTGATCAAGGAAGaagagaagaaaattaaagaggAGCGCAAGGAGCACAAAGAAGAAACGAGAAAGTTGGAAGAAAAAGAGTTGCTTGTAGACAAAGCTCCGATTATCTCTGCAACCACTACTCCAATTATTGAAGACACAGCTCTGCGAATATCCACGGAGAAGCTGGAAAGAGTTGAAAAGGTGAAAGAAGAGGACTTGCACACTAAGGATATTCAAATAATCGAGAATGCAATAGACACAGTGTCGAAAGAGAAGAAGCTGATCGTCGAAAAAGAGGAGATAGAGGAACTTAAAGCGGAAATGGCCGACTATGAAGAGGACGTGGAGGACTTGGCTAAGGTGGTTGCAGATACACCGCAGCCTGAGATTAAAGAGACAAAAGCTGCCAAGAGGCTATTTAAGAGCGTGAATAGGATGATCGGTAAAATGGATCGGTTGTTAGTTGATCTGGAGAAGAAGGAGGCGCAGCTGAAAAAGGATCTGGAAACAGAAGCCAGCGACAAAACGAAGGAAGAATTGCTGAAGATTGACGACATTATTGCTGCTattcagaaaataaaagatgTTCCGGATCAGAGTCGACTAGAGAAGATCGCTAGTGTTTTAAGGAAAATGGACGATGACCACGATGgatctttaaaaattgatgatgtATTGAAG GTGATAGAAATAATCggtaaagaaaatgtgaaattgaACAGTAAACAAGTGGATGAGCTGATCGAGCTAATCGATAAAGAGGAAATCCTAGAAGTCgaagataaaattgaaaaggcGTTGCAGAAAGACAAGGAAGCGAAGGAAGCCGAAAAGCTGCTGCGAGAAGTTAAAACTGATAATGCAGAGCTAAAACCTACTTCTCATCACGAAGACCCCAACAAG GAAGAAATAGCAGGAAGTCCGGAGGTGAAAAAAGGGGCAAAAGTGGAAGGAGTAAAGgggcaaaatgaaatttcagtGACTAAAACAAAGGTGGATGCCCCAATCATACCCCCGTCTGGTTTCGAGAAATCAACCAAAAACGATTCCAAAATGTTGTAA